The Pseudomonadota bacterium genomic sequence TGTACCGCGGTTTGCAACCTTTACTGTGTATAAATCTTTCAAAAGACTGCTTACAAGGGCAAGATTCGCCGGTGTATCATCCACGACCAGAACGACCGGTTTTTGTTCAAAGCTCACAGCATCAGCCATATGGTCCTCCTCATTGTTTCATTTTTTGCTATACTATATTGTACGTGGTTTTATCATGTATGAAATTCCTCAATTGCCCTCCTGCATATCCTTTCCGCCTCCTCAAAGTCATATCCTTCTATGGCCCTGGAAACAGCATCAAGTTCTGCGGCAGGGATGACAGCAGACAAATCCTCCCGGTTTTCCTCGAAGAGTTCTCCTGCTTCGGAGTCAGAGTTCTCAAGGAGGGTGATTAATTCGTCAAGTACTGCCTTCCCCTTCGCGGGATCACCGGAAGAGGGAGGGGTAATAATCTCTGCAGCAACCCCGGGGGCAGCACTCAAGGCGCTGACCATTCGTGAGAGGGCTTCATCGAGGGCATTTAGTTTCGCATCCAGCACTTCTGAAGATTCATTGTTCCGGATAGCGGCCTCAACAACAGCAGCCTTCTCCTGGACATCTGATGCGCCTATATTGCCGGAGACACCCTTGGTGGTATGGGCCAACCGCTCCGCTGTCCCTCGATCATCAACCTTAAGACTCTGGCGTATCCGGGCCAGGGTCTGCCCCTGGTCTTCAATGAATTTTTTCAGCAAGCTCATGTATAACTTTTTCTTACCCATGACCCGCTTTAGGCCTAGGCCCGTGTCGAGACCGGGAATATTGGGCAGGTCGTCCTGCTGTGCAGGTTTGAGTTCTTCCTTTTCTGTCTTTTCTGCATGCATCCCGGCGACTTCCTGGCGCTGGCTGGCCTGGCGGGGTTTTACCCACTTTAGCAATTTGCCGAAGAGTTCATCGGGGTCAATAGGCTTACCGATGTGGTCATTCATACCGGCTTTGTAACATTTATCAATGTCATCGGCCATGACATTTGCCGTCATGGCGATAACGGGTAGATATTTGAAACATTCCTGCTTGCGTATTTCCTGTGTCGCTGTAATACCGTCCATGACGGGCATCTGCATATCCATGAGCACAATATCATATGTATGCTTATCCAGCATCTCCAATGATTTCTGTCCGTCTTGGGCAATGTTGACCTCGAATCCTGCATCGGTAAGAAGCTCACAGGCAAGTTGCTGGTTGAATTCGTTATCTTCTACGAGGAGGATGGATACACCCTTCATGGCAGCGAGATTTTCCATCAATGGAGCCGCTTTTTGTTCTTCCCGGGACATCTCAGCCGGTTCTCCACCCAGCACATGAACGAGGGTGTCGAGCATCGTTGAAGCGCTTACCGGTTTAATAAGTACGTCCTCAAGCCCTGCCATGGCCGCCTCTCTCAATACCTCCTCGCGGCCGTAAGCCGTGACCATGACCATATGCGGCAGGGGACTCAAAGGCAGATCCCGGATAGCCCTGGCTGTTTCAATTCCGTCCATTCCCGGCATTCGCCAATCGAGCAATACAACCTCGTAAGGTTTGCCCGATTTGGCAGCAGAACTTATCTCCTTCAAGGCTTCTTTGCCGGAGGCCACATCATTCACTATAAAGGTCATGCCGGTAAGCATGTCAGAGAGAACAACGCGACTCATCTGGTTGTCATCAACCACCAGTACCCGGCGACCCCGCAGGTCAGGTTCCGGCAGTAACTTCCTTGCTTTGGCAATGCCCTTGCCTAATCGTGCCGTAAACCAGAAAGTGCTGCCTTTGCCATATTCACTTTCCACGCCCACATCGCCGCCCATAAGGCTGGCCAGTTTTTTGGAGATGGCCAATCCCAGCCCGGTACCGCCGTACTTTCGCGATGTGGATGTATCCGCCTGCTGGAAGGATTGGAACAGCTTGCCTATCTGTTCCTCTGTCAGTCCGATGCCCGTATCCTCGACGGCAAAACGAAAAAGTCCGTCACTGTCTGTTTCTTCAACAACTTCCACAGAGATAACCACTTCTCCCTGCTCGGTGAATTTAACGGCATTATTGGCATAATTAACCAGGATTTGACCGAGCCGCAGAGGATCTCCCACAAGATATTTGGGTGTTCCTTTCTCGATACGGAACACAAGCTCCAATCCTTTGGTGGCAGTCTTTTCGGAAATAAGGTTGGAAACATTATCCATAACCTTCTCCAGTTCAAATTCCGTATGCTCTACTGATAGCTTTCCTGCCTCTATCTTGGAAAAATCAAGAATATCGTTGATTATGCCGAGCAGATGTTGTCCTGACTGTTGAATCTTCTGTATGTAGTCGCGCTGCTTTCGATTCATATCCGTTTTCATTGCCAGACTGGAAAACCCGATTATAGCGTTCATGGGCGTACGGATTTCATGGCTCATATTGGCCAGAAAGTCAGCCTTGGCTTTGGCGGCAGAGTCAGCTTCCTGTCTGGCTTCATCAAGATCTTCTAAGATGTTTAACATCGCTTTTCGTGCTTTGTCCATCTCCGCAATCTGATTCTGGAGATCCTCCTCGGATTCCTTTCGTTCCCGAAAGGAGGTTTGCAACTGCTTGGTCATGCTGTTGAAGGCCTCGGAAAATTCACCCATAAAGCTGACTCTTTGAGCGAAATCTCCTGTGGCAATCTGTTTGGTGACCCAGGTCAAGGTTCTCAGGCTGGCGTGGAGACTCTTGAGCGACTGGCCGATGATCAATCCTACCTTGGGCGGGTCGATATCGATCTCACCCCTCCCCAGATGATAGGCAAAGGC encodes the following:
- a CDS encoding response regulator; amino-acid sequence: MIEINEKDIDKITEVFYSILKGKKPVPVELPKEYPDNEIRQAVDYINKFIAEYNEMTAFAYHLGRGEIDIDPPKVGLIIGQSLKSLHASLRTLTWVTKQIATGDFAQRVSFMGEFSEAFNSMTKQLQTSFRERKESEEDLQNQIAEMDKARKAMLNILEDLDEARQEADSAAKAKADFLANMSHEIRTPMNAIIGFSSLAMKTDMNRKQRDYIQKIQQSGQHLLGIINDILDFSKIEAGKLSVEHTEFELEKVMDNVSNLISEKTATKGLELVFRIEKGTPKYLVGDPLRLGQILVNYANNAVKFTEQGEVVISVEVVEETDSDGLFRFAVEDTGIGLTEEQIGKLFQSFQQADTSTSRKYGGTGLGLAISKKLASLMGGDVGVESEYGKGSTFWFTARLGKGIAKARKLLPEPDLRGRRVLVVDDNQMSRVVLSDMLTGMTFIVNDVASGKEALKEISSAAKSGKPYEVVLLDWRMPGMDGIETARAIRDLPLSPLPHMVMVTAYGREEVLREAAMAGLEDVLIKPVSASTMLDTLVHVLGGEPAEMSREEQKAAPLMENLAAMKGVSILLVEDNEFNQQLACELLTDAGFEVNIAQDGQKSLEMLDKHTYDIVLMDMQMPVMDGITATQEIRKQECFKYLPVIAMTANVMADDIDKCYKAGMNDHIGKPIDPDELFGKLLKWVKPRQASQRQEVAGMHAEKTEKEELKPAQQDDLPNIPGLDTGLGLKRVMGKKKLYMSLLKKFIEDQGQTLARIRQSLKVDDRGTAERLAHTTKGVSGNIGASDVQEKAAVVEAAIRNNESSEVLDAKLNALDEALSRMVSALSAAPGVAAEIITPPSSGDPAKGKAVLDELITLLENSDSEAGELFEENREDLSAVIPAAELDAVSRAIEGYDFEEAERICRRAIEEFHT